From a region of the Chitinophaga caseinilytica genome:
- a CDS encoding DUF4270 family protein produces the protein MKIQFRTLGFAATCLAALYAFTGCNEATVLGKELIPGSDKVVVKDTTINNLKTHNIFRTDSSIRTGGGYYTGALGTIGGDPIFGKSHGFLYTQLGLPKSEFTFQGTGWVLDSVVLYIGCDTAWYGANAGFKVDVYRMNETNFKIDTNYLYNKPRSYDPSKKVGTATIYPVYPKDSLSIYGVKYAPQLRIPLNAAFGQELFQQRADGAFKNDSAFRIWLNGLAIVPDTTMGGNTMLYTNLNSGDTRLTVYYKNSEKDSLMENFKFDAYGSAHANYFVRNYTGKEVANLLNTGNPAGDNIVYIQEAPGIYTNITLPDIAEVPNAVINKAELVITEINSGSAGQDDLFTEPSRLMLRRYITHDSLSFLFDYGNPQSPELAYFGGNKTVISDLGPYKVVQYKFNIARHLQLAQQKKIENSVLRLEGWSSRMIDLPRLKAGGGSATPPANVKLRIIYTEL, from the coding sequence GTGAAGATTCAATTCAGGACCCTGGGCTTCGCCGCCACCTGCCTCGCCGCCCTTTATGCTTTTACAGGCTGTAACGAGGCAACCGTCCTCGGCAAGGAACTCATCCCCGGCTCAGACAAGGTTGTCGTAAAAGACACCACTATCAATAACCTGAAGACGCACAACATTTTCCGGACAGATTCCAGCATCAGGACCGGCGGTGGCTATTACACCGGCGCGCTGGGGACCATCGGGGGAGACCCCATCTTCGGTAAATCGCACGGCTTCCTCTATACACAGCTCGGCCTCCCCAAATCGGAATTCACGTTCCAGGGCACCGGTTGGGTACTCGATTCGGTTGTGCTCTATATCGGTTGCGACACCGCCTGGTACGGCGCCAATGCCGGCTTCAAAGTGGATGTGTACCGGATGAACGAGACTAACTTCAAGATCGACACCAATTACCTCTACAACAAACCCCGTTCCTACGACCCGTCCAAGAAAGTGGGGACAGCCACGATCTATCCGGTTTATCCGAAAGATTCGCTGTCTATTTACGGCGTAAAATATGCTCCGCAGCTCCGCATCCCCCTGAACGCCGCTTTCGGCCAGGAACTGTTCCAGCAACGGGCAGACGGCGCTTTCAAGAACGACAGCGCATTCCGCATCTGGCTCAACGGCCTGGCCATCGTGCCGGACACCACCATGGGCGGCAATACCATGCTCTACACCAACCTGAACAGCGGCGATACCCGCCTCACGGTGTATTATAAGAACTCTGAAAAAGATTCCCTCATGGAGAATTTCAAGTTCGACGCATATGGCAGCGCACACGCCAATTATTTCGTGCGCAACTACACCGGCAAAGAAGTGGCGAACCTGCTGAACACGGGTAACCCCGCGGGCGACAATATCGTGTACATCCAGGAAGCGCCCGGTATCTATACCAATATTACCCTTCCCGACATCGCCGAAGTACCCAATGCGGTGATCAACAAAGCCGAACTGGTGATCACGGAGATCAACAGCGGCTCCGCCGGACAGGACGATCTGTTCACCGAGCCTTCGCGCCTGATGCTGCGCAGATACATTACGCATGACAGCCTTTCCTTCCTCTTCGATTACGGGAATCCGCAATCGCCGGAGCTTGCGTATTTCGGAGGTAATAAAACTGTCATTAGTGATCTTGGCCCCTATAAAGTTGTTCAATATAAATTTAATATTGCACGGCATTTGCAGCTTGCCCAGCAGAAGAAGATCGAAAATTCAGTGCTCAGATTGGAAGGCTGGTCCAGCAGGATGATCGACCTCCCGCGCCTTAAAGCGGGCGGCGGCAGCGCAACGCCCCCGGCCAACGTCAAACTCAGGATCATTTATACAGAATTATAA
- a CDS encoding acyltransferase: MKVYFKNLDAIRFIAALLVILHHGQYFKTEQGVSSWSWMDYMLKDTGRMGVNLFFVLSGFLISYLLFKENKEKGRINFKNFYIRRMLRIWPLYLAYGIGMIVLAPWVFSKLGIETGIGLETTIVNLVFLLLFAVNIQLAFFPYNKGIVEITWSVCIEEQFYLVWPLLVAAFRNKLKTLFVILLSIGFLSKLLCLVLPYFFPVTSLQLFGINYVLLFDKLELFGTGMFAAWLLFNKDRFPRFFQAAFSPAVQWMMLLITALVVFSVAQIPVLSKYYFDHFIHAFLFGYLMLLAVAPNSVLHLEQPIMKSMGKVSYGIYLFHTPVCQLVMIVFLKVFGHTPGIVTWELLYPLTCVALTCGIAYLSYECFEKYFLRIKSRYAVVQTRI; this comes from the coding sequence ATGAAAGTATATTTTAAAAACCTCGACGCCATCCGCTTCATTGCCGCCCTGCTGGTCATTCTCCATCACGGGCAGTATTTCAAGACGGAACAGGGGGTATCCTCCTGGTCCTGGATGGACTATATGCTGAAAGATACGGGCCGTATGGGCGTGAACCTGTTTTTCGTCCTCAGCGGCTTCCTCATCAGTTACCTCCTTTTCAAAGAGAACAAGGAAAAGGGACGCATCAATTTCAAGAACTTCTACATCCGCCGGATGCTCCGTATCTGGCCGCTGTACCTGGCGTACGGCATCGGCATGATCGTGCTGGCGCCCTGGGTTTTCTCGAAATTGGGGATCGAAACCGGTATCGGGCTCGAAACCACGATTGTCAACCTCGTGTTCCTGCTCCTGTTCGCCGTCAACATCCAGCTGGCCTTTTTTCCCTACAACAAAGGGATCGTGGAAATCACATGGTCTGTCTGCATCGAGGAACAGTTTTACCTGGTATGGCCATTGCTGGTTGCCGCGTTCCGCAACAAACTGAAAACGCTGTTCGTGATTTTACTGTCGATCGGCTTTCTCAGCAAACTGTTGTGCCTGGTGCTGCCCTATTTTTTCCCGGTAACCAGTTTGCAGTTGTTCGGCATCAATTACGTGTTGCTGTTCGATAAGCTGGAGCTTTTCGGGACCGGCATGTTCGCCGCCTGGCTGCTTTTCAACAAAGACCGCTTCCCCCGGTTCTTCCAGGCTGCGTTCTCCCCTGCCGTACAATGGATGATGCTGCTGATCACGGCGCTGGTCGTGTTCAGCGTGGCGCAAATCCCTGTGCTCAGCAAATATTATTTCGACCATTTTATTCATGCCTTCCTTTTCGGCTATCTCATGCTGCTGGCCGTTGCCCCAAACAGTGTCCTGCACCTGGAGCAACCCATCATGAAGTCGATGGGAAAAGTAAGCTACGGCATTTACCTGTTCCATACACCCGTGTGCCAACTCGTTATGATCGTATTTCTTAAGGTATTCGGCCATACGCCGGGCATCGTTACCTGGGAGCTGCTCTATCCGCTCACCTGCGTGGCGCTCACCTGCGGGATCGCTTACCTGTCATATGAATGCTTCGAAAAATATTTCCTCCGGATCAAATCGCGCTACGCGGTGGTCCAGACGCGCATATAA
- a CDS encoding PKD domain-containing protein → MLVMPRRAFSQGDQSKIAVTMNSSSTLNAWLHLPDDYGQTTQQYPLLIFIHGVGEGGNINDVLRHGVPKMIANGAKMQYTVGGKLFKFITVSPQIAGGWANQQTIQKLIEEMKRLYRVDASRIYLTGLSAGGYGVLNYVASGKEFSDNLAAIVPVSSAPIDDPKLSGLCNVAASNLAVWMLCGTDDGFLKYQVDYTARMTACNPAVKPKATTFAGGHDSGFWDKAYNTEHTYQSQNIYEWMLQYQRGGSTEEPPPATPPVADVKNSNVTLTLPAASVQLDGSGSTAPGSTIANYTWKQVSGPGTATIAGGTSSKATVSQLLAGKYVFSLTVTNATGQTNIAYANVTVNAASSGTDCANCKVVITPGTDGGAYINGDNYNVQPGDTVCVKAGNYAYIQFYNFTGSATKPIVFINCGGQVRVGDGGNYGLIFNNVKYFKITGSGSADKYGFRIDGVSKRLSTGLAMGKGCTDYEAERVEITGSEAGLMAKINPDCDPMNQYPNFAIRNVIIHDIYIHDVLGEGMYIGNTAPNGTETLCDGVMKNLLPPRIYNLKVYNNITENTGWDGIQVASAPENVEIYNNSVYNFGTVNKGSQQAGIILGGESNGKVYNNKIIKGTGNALEVFGVGRCFVYNNIIADAGYDGTVAGQDALFVDDRPTDHNFKPLQVYILNNTVVNSARDGIRVLNSFGTISTGNIIQGNLVINTGSAAHVAVQKGIDALTTGNVTGQDINAAGFVNAAGKDFHITSSSIAIDKGLDFRTYFNYDFDGQARPQGAAFDAGADEYSTAAANKPPVANAGSAITITLPTSTANLDGSGSTDADGKIAAYAWTFVSGPATAAISSASAAKTAVTGLTKAGSYVFQLAVTDDKGARATAQVTVTVEDAAAPPTVNAGTDKSIRLPATASSLTGTATASAGATISTYTWTQTAGPVTATIATPATANTSISGLTAAGAYDFRLTATDSRGTSASDVIRVTVLPAYVAPTANAGTAISVRLPETTATLTGSGTAASGSTIESYAWEQTAGPATAGISAAASASTGLTGLSATGTYTFRLTVTDDKGLTATATVNVVVVAAYVAPTADAGGDKSITLPTSSVTLNGTGTPAAGSTISTYAWTQTAGPVTATISSPSAASTGITGLSTAGTYTFRLTVTDDKGLTATATANVIVDAANIPPTADAGSDKSITLPASSVTLNGTGTPASGSTIEKYAWTQSAGPVTATIASPSAATTGITGLSTAGTYTFRLTVTDDKGLTATSTVNVVVNAANVPPTADAGSNKSITLPASSVTLNGTGTPASGSTIEKYAWTQSAGPVTATIASPSAASTGITGLSTAGTYTFRLTVTDDKGLSGTSTVNVVVNAANVPPTADAGGNKSIALPASSVTLNGSGTAASGSTIAKYAWTQTAGPVTATISSPSAASTGITGLNTAGTYTFRLTVTDDKNLSASATANVQVLPANVPPVADAGRSQRLTLPVSTTTLTGSGTAASGSSIASYAWEQVSGPRTATLASAGAANTGVSGLTQAGTYVFRLTVKDNKGLTATATVDVEVLAANEPPVVNAGNAQTIVLPATSATLTGSATPANGSNITKYAWTQVSGPSTAVIASQGSAVTAVNQLTQTGTYTFRLTATDDKGLSASATVTVQVNPAANIPPVANAGADQQITLPENAAALNGQASRDDDGTIATWHWAQVSGPALATITLPNQSNSSVQQLTIAGTYIFELTVTDNRGASSKDRVTITVTPEPAKPPVADAGRDEEIKLPETVATLSGGGSRPAPGSSISKYQWTLVSGGAEGVHISVPTAAQSFVAFRYAGVYVFRLTVTDANGRTDSDEMTVTVLEGNNSHNGVKVELTPNPVQDQLRVSINLPDEQAVTLRIFNLSGALQGTYQFGNIISAVKFVDMGSFPGGMYIVQVQAGPYHQETFKIMKAKY, encoded by the coding sequence ATGCTAGTAATGCCCCGGCGGGCTTTCAGTCAGGGCGATCAATCAAAGATCGCCGTTACGATGAACAGTTCGTCTACGCTCAACGCGTGGCTGCACTTGCCGGATGATTACGGACAGACCACCCAGCAATATCCTTTGCTGATTTTTATTCATGGCGTCGGGGAAGGCGGCAACATCAATGATGTATTGCGGCACGGCGTTCCAAAAATGATCGCTAACGGTGCGAAAATGCAATACACCGTAGGCGGCAAACTTTTCAAATTTATTACGGTTTCACCCCAGATCGCGGGTGGCTGGGCCAACCAGCAAACGATACAGAAGCTCATCGAGGAGATGAAACGGCTGTACCGGGTGGATGCGTCCAGGATTTACCTCACGGGCCTCAGTGCGGGAGGTTACGGCGTGCTGAACTATGTGGCATCAGGGAAGGAATTCTCCGACAACCTCGCCGCCATCGTGCCCGTTTCTTCCGCCCCGATCGACGATCCCAAGCTTTCCGGGCTTTGTAACGTAGCCGCCAGCAACCTGGCGGTTTGGATGCTTTGCGGAACGGACGACGGATTCCTGAAGTACCAGGTCGATTACACCGCCCGCATGACCGCCTGCAACCCGGCCGTAAAGCCGAAAGCCACGACGTTCGCCGGCGGGCACGACAGCGGTTTCTGGGACAAGGCCTACAATACCGAGCACACCTATCAATCGCAGAACATCTATGAATGGATGCTGCAATATCAAAGGGGAGGCTCTACAGAAGAACCCCCTCCGGCTACGCCGCCCGTAGCCGACGTGAAAAACAGCAACGTAACGCTGACCCTTCCTGCTGCATCCGTGCAGCTCGACGGTTCCGGCTCCACCGCGCCGGGAAGCACCATCGCCAATTACACCTGGAAACAGGTGTCCGGGCCGGGGACCGCCACCATCGCAGGCGGCACCAGCTCCAAAGCGACCGTCAGCCAACTGCTGGCCGGCAAATACGTGTTTTCCCTGACCGTTACGAATGCTACCGGACAAACCAACATAGCCTATGCCAACGTAACCGTAAATGCCGCATCTTCCGGTACCGACTGTGCAAACTGTAAAGTCGTGATCACCCCGGGAACGGATGGCGGTGCTTATATCAACGGCGATAATTACAATGTCCAGCCCGGCGACACGGTTTGTGTCAAAGCCGGGAATTATGCCTATATCCAGTTTTATAACTTTACCGGATCGGCCACCAAGCCCATCGTGTTCATCAACTGCGGTGGCCAGGTGCGTGTTGGCGACGGCGGCAACTACGGCCTCATCTTCAACAACGTCAAGTATTTCAAGATCACGGGCTCCGGAAGCGCCGACAAATACGGTTTCCGGATCGATGGCGTCAGCAAGCGCCTCAGCACCGGGCTTGCCATGGGGAAAGGCTGTACGGATTATGAAGCCGAACGCGTAGAGATCACCGGTTCCGAAGCGGGGCTCATGGCGAAAATCAATCCCGATTGCGATCCCATGAACCAATACCCGAACTTCGCGATCCGCAACGTGATCATCCACGATATCTACATCCACGACGTGCTGGGCGAAGGGATGTACATCGGGAACACGGCGCCCAACGGCACCGAGACCCTTTGCGACGGCGTGATGAAAAACCTCCTGCCTCCCCGCATCTACAACCTGAAAGTATATAACAACATCACCGAAAACACCGGCTGGGACGGCATCCAGGTGGCATCCGCCCCGGAGAACGTCGAGATCTACAACAACAGCGTGTACAATTTCGGTACGGTGAACAAGGGAAGCCAGCAGGCCGGCATCATCCTCGGCGGCGAAAGCAACGGGAAGGTGTATAACAACAAGATCATCAAGGGAACGGGCAACGCGCTGGAAGTATTCGGCGTCGGCCGCTGTTTTGTGTACAACAATATCATCGCAGATGCGGGTTATGACGGCACTGTAGCAGGGCAGGACGCGCTGTTCGTGGACGACCGCCCCACCGATCATAACTTCAAACCCCTGCAGGTTTACATCCTCAACAACACGGTCGTTAATTCGGCCCGCGACGGGATCCGCGTGTTGAATTCTTTCGGTACGATCAGCACCGGGAACATCATCCAGGGCAACCTCGTGATCAATACCGGTTCTGCCGCCCACGTAGCTGTGCAGAAAGGGATCGATGCGCTGACCACCGGCAACGTGACCGGCCAGGACATCAATGCCGCCGGTTTTGTAAATGCTGCAGGAAAGGATTTTCACATTACGTCCAGCTCCATCGCTATCGACAAGGGGCTTGATTTCAGGACATATTTCAATTACGATTTCGATGGACAGGCGCGCCCCCAGGGTGCGGCGTTCGACGCCGGCGCAGACGAATACTCGACCGCCGCGGCGAACAAGCCTCCGGTAGCCAATGCCGGAAGCGCCATTACGATCACCCTGCCCACCAGCACCGCCAATCTTGACGGCTCCGGTTCTACAGACGCGGATGGTAAAATTGCCGCTTACGCCTGGACGTTCGTGTCTGGCCCGGCAACGGCCGCCATTTCTTCCGCATCCGCCGCAAAGACGGCAGTTACCGGCCTCACCAAAGCCGGGAGCTACGTTTTTCAGCTCGCTGTGACCGACGATAAAGGCGCACGCGCCACCGCGCAGGTGACGGTTACCGTAGAAGACGCCGCAGCACCTCCGACGGTAAATGCAGGCACCGATAAATCCATCCGGCTGCCGGCAACCGCCTCCAGCCTGACTGGCACGGCTACCGCATCCGCCGGCGCCACGATTTCCACTTACACCTGGACGCAAACCGCCGGGCCGGTGACCGCTACCATCGCTACGCCCGCTACTGCGAATACTTCCATCAGCGGCCTTACCGCCGCCGGCGCATACGACTTCCGGCTAACGGCTACAGATAGCCGGGGTACTTCCGCTTCGGACGTTATCCGGGTTACAGTGCTTCCCGCATACGTTGCCCCAACGGCCAATGCAGGTACCGCTATCAGCGTACGGTTACCTGAAACTACCGCCACGCTTACCGGCAGCGGTACCGCAGCCAGCGGCAGCACTATCGAGAGTTACGCCTGGGAGCAGACCGCAGGGCCGGCCACTGCCGGCATTTCCGCCGCGGCTTCCGCCAGCACGGGGCTTACAGGGCTTTCTGCGACCGGGACTTATACTTTCCGGCTGACGGTAACAGACGATAAAGGACTTACCGCAACTGCCACCGTGAACGTGGTGGTAGTGGCCGCATATGTTGCGCCTACGGCGGATGCTGGTGGCGATAAAAGCATTACCCTTCCTACATCTTCCGTGACGTTGAACGGAACCGGCACTCCGGCAGCCGGCAGCACCATTTCGACTTACGCATGGACGCAGACCGCAGGGCCGGTAACAGCCACCATTTCGAGCCCTTCCGCAGCTTCCACCGGCATTACCGGATTAAGCACCGCGGGCACTTATACGTTTCGACTTACCGTAACGGATGATAAAGGGCTTACCGCTACCGCCACAGCCAACGTTATAGTGGATGCCGCAAACATTCCGCCCACTGCGGATGCAGGCAGCGACAAAAGCATCACCCTTCCCGCGTCTTCCGTGACGCTGAACGGAACGGGCACTCCGGCATCCGGGAGCACCATTGAAAAGTACGCCTGGACGCAGTCTGCAGGCCCGGTTACCGCAACCATCGCGAGCCCTTCCGCAGCAACTACCGGCATTACCGGTTTGAGCACAGCAGGCACTTATACGTTTCGACTGACCGTAACCGACGATAAAGGGCTTACCGCGACTTCCACGGTGAATGTAGTGGTTAACGCCGCGAACGTTCCGCCCACCGCGGATGCAGGCAGCAACAAAAGCATCACCCTGCCCGCGTCTTCCGTGACGCTGAACGGAACGGGCACGCCGGCATCCGGGAGCACCATTGAAAAGTACGCCTGGACGCAGTCTGCAGGCCCGGTTACCGCAACCATCGCGAGCCCTTCCGCAGCATCTACCGGCATTACCGGTTTGAGCACAGCTGGCACTTATACTTTTCGCCTGACCGTAACTGACGACAAAGGACTTAGCGGAACTTCCACGGTGAATGTAGTGGTTAACGCCGCGAACGTTCCGCCCACTGCGGATGCAGGCGGCAATAAAAGCATCGCCCTGCCCGCGTCTTCCGTGACACTGAACGGTTCAGGCACCGCAGCTTCCGGGAGTACTATCGCAAAGTACGCCTGGACGCAGACCGCCGGGCCTGTAACAGCTACCATTTCGAGCCCATCCGCAGCTTCCACCGGCATCACCGGTTTGAACACTGCGGGCACCTATACTTTCCGGCTAACCGTAACCGACGATAAAAATCTGTCTGCTTCTGCCACCGCGAACGTGCAGGTACTTCCTGCCAATGTTCCCCCGGTAGCCGACGCCGGCAGATCCCAGCGACTCACGCTTCCTGTTAGCACCACTACCTTAACCGGCTCCGGAACAGCGGCATCTGGCAGCAGCATCGCTTCCTATGCCTGGGAGCAGGTATCCGGGCCGCGCACCGCAACGCTGGCTTCGGCGGGCGCTGCGAATACGGGCGTTTCCGGTCTCACCCAGGCTGGCACCTATGTGTTCCGCTTAACGGTGAAAGACAACAAGGGATTGACCGCCACGGCCACGGTTGACGTGGAAGTGCTCGCTGCGAACGAGCCGCCTGTCGTGAATGCAGGCAATGCGCAAACGATCGTTTTACCGGCGACAAGCGCAACGCTCACAGGCAGCGCCACCCCGGCGAACGGCAGCAACATCACAAAGTATGCATGGACGCAGGTTTCGGGGCCTTCTACGGCCGTGATCGCTTCGCAGGGATCAGCAGTAACAGCCGTGAATCAGTTGACGCAGACAGGTACGTACACCTTCCGGCTGACGGCCACCGACGACAAGGGGCTTTCCGCTTCAGCTACGGTTACCGTACAGGTGAACCCGGCCGCCAACATTCCTCCCGTAGCGAATGCAGGCGCCGATCAGCAGATTACGCTGCCGGAAAACGCTGCAGCGCTCAACGGACAAGCTTCCCGCGACGACGACGGTACCATCGCAACCTGGCATTGGGCGCAGGTTTCAGGTCCGGCGCTGGCAACGATCACACTGCCGAACCAATCCAACTCTTCCGTTCAGCAATTAACCATTGCAGGCACATACATTTTCGAACTAACGGTAACGGATAACCGTGGCGCATCTTCCAAAGACCGTGTCACCATCACCGTTACTCCTGAGCCGGCCAAACCGCCGGTAGCCGATGCCGGGCGCGACGAGGAGATCAAGCTCCCCGAAACCGTGGCCACGCTCAGCGGCGGCGGATCGCGCCCTGCTCCGGGCAGCTCCATCAGCAAATACCAATGGACGCTCGTGAGCGGAGGAGCTGAAGGCGTGCATATCAGCGTACCCACGGCCGCACAGTCGTTCGTTGCCTTCCGGTACGCCGGTGTTTACGTTTTCAGGCTGACCGTTACCGACGCTAATGGCCGTACAGATTCGGATGAGATGACAGTGACCGTTCTCGAAGGGAATAACAGCCACAACGGGGTGAAAGTGGAACTGACGCCGAACCCGGTGCAGGATCAGTTGCGCGTGTCGATCAACCTTCCCGATGAACAGGCCGTAACCCTCAGGATTTTCAATCTTTCCGGCGCTTTGCAGGGCACTTACCAGTTCGGGAACATTATCAGCGCGGTGAAATTCGTAGATATGGGATCATTCCCCGGCGGCATGTACATTGTGCAGGTGCAGGCGGGGCCGTATCACCAGGAAACTTTCAAGATCATGAAAGCCAAATACTAA
- a CDS encoding polysaccharide deacetylase family protein, protein MSIAKQLFYRAASLTPVSFLQKAAARPLLLPYQHLVSDREVPYISPIYPFKDRKAFAQDLDYLLRHFRPVTLGEVVRAMKGGDPLPKGAFLLTFDDGLREIAEIVAPMLQAKGVPAVFFLNPAYLGNKTHFYRFKLGLMLDALRSGTVAASARKAAAELLGAGEEGLESAIQGIGWRRRALADELGGLFGLDFEGIFAKERPYMDHGEVEGLVRAGFSLGGHSMEHPYYQELTLDEQVAQTLASVDAVCGQFGEKERVFAFPHSDEGVSRAFFSRVLEGEGAVDLIFGTANHQADIDPRILQRFNSERPDIPIGDCVKGILLLEALRKASGRNLVTRS, encoded by the coding sequence ATGTCTATCGCCAAGCAATTATTCTACAGAGCGGCCAGCCTTACGCCCGTTTCATTCCTGCAAAAGGCCGCTGCACGCCCGCTGCTCCTCCCATACCAACACCTCGTTTCCGACAGGGAAGTACCTTACATTTCGCCCATTTATCCTTTTAAGGACAGGAAGGCGTTTGCGCAGGACCTGGATTACCTGCTGCGGCATTTCAGGCCCGTAACGCTCGGGGAAGTGGTGCGCGCCATGAAGGGCGGGGATCCCTTGCCGAAGGGCGCTTTTCTGCTGACGTTCGACGATGGGTTGCGGGAGATCGCGGAGATCGTGGCGCCGATGCTGCAGGCCAAGGGCGTACCGGCCGTATTTTTCCTCAATCCGGCTTACCTGGGCAACAAAACGCATTTCTACCGGTTTAAATTGGGATTGATGCTGGATGCCCTGCGATCGGGTACCGTTGCGGCCAGCGCGCGCAAAGCGGCTGCGGAGCTGCTGGGTGCGGGGGAAGAGGGACTTGAATCGGCGATCCAGGGGATCGGCTGGCGGCGGCGCGCGTTGGCGGATGAACTGGGCGGGCTGTTCGGGCTTGATTTTGAGGGGATTTTCGCGAAGGAGCGGCCTTATATGGACCATGGGGAGGTGGAAGGGCTCGTGCGCGCGGGGTTTTCGCTCGGCGGCCACAGTATGGAACACCCTTATTACCAGGAACTTACGCTGGATGAACAGGTGGCCCAGACGCTGGCGTCGGTAGACGCGGTTTGCGGGCAATTCGGGGAGAAGGAACGGGTGTTCGCTTTCCCGCATTCGGACGAAGGCGTGTCACGCGCATTTTTCAGCCGGGTTTTGGAGGGAGAGGGGGCGGTAGACCTCATTTTCGGAACGGCGAACCACCAGGCCGACATCGACCCGCGGATATTACAGCGGTTCAACAGCGAACGGCCCGATATTCCGATCGGGGATTGCGTGAAAGGGATACTACTTTTGGAGGCATTGCGGAAGGCTTCCGGCCGAAATCTTGTCACGCGTAGCTGA
- the metK gene encoding methionine adenosyltransferase has translation MPYLFTSESVSEGHPDKVADQISDALIDNFLAYDLNSKVACETLVTTGQVVLAGEVKSEAYLDVQDIAREVIRKIGYTKSEYMFEANSCGIFSAIHEQSPDINQGVDRSKPEEQGAGDQGMMFGYATRETENYMPLALDLAHKLLIELAALRREGKDVAYLRPDAKSQVTIEYSDDNQPIRIDTIVISTQHDDFGKDQEMLAKIKADMINILIPRVKAKLKPELQALFNDKITYHINPTGKFVIGGPHGDTGLTGRKIIVDTYGGKGAHGGGAFSGKDPSKVDRSAAYATRHIAKNLVAAGVCDEVLVQVSYAIGVAKPCGVFVDTYGTAKVGLNDGEIARKVEEIFDLRPYAIEQRLKLRSPIYGETAAYGHMGRDNKVVTKVFNRGKKNEKQVEVELFTWEKLDYVEKVKAAFGI, from the coding sequence ATGCCTTACTTATTTACATCGGAATCCGTATCGGAAGGGCATCCTGACAAGGTCGCCGACCAGATCTCGGACGCGCTCATCGATAACTTTCTCGCATATGACCTCAACTCCAAAGTAGCTTGTGAAACCCTGGTTACTACCGGGCAGGTAGTGCTGGCGGGAGAAGTTAAATCCGAAGCTTACCTCGACGTACAGGACATCGCCCGCGAAGTGATCCGCAAGATCGGATACACCAAGAGCGAGTACATGTTCGAAGCCAACTCCTGCGGTATCTTTTCCGCCATTCACGAACAATCTCCCGACATCAACCAGGGTGTAGACCGCTCCAAACCTGAAGAACAGGGCGCGGGCGACCAGGGCATGATGTTTGGCTATGCCACCCGTGAAACCGAAAACTACATGCCCCTGGCGCTGGACCTGGCCCATAAGCTCCTCATCGAGCTGGCCGCGCTCCGCCGCGAAGGTAAAGACGTTGCCTATCTGCGTCCCGACGCGAAAAGCCAGGTAACGATCGAGTATTCGGACGACAACCAGCCCATCCGTATCGACACCATCGTGATCTCTACCCAGCACGATGATTTCGGGAAAGACCAGGAAATGCTGGCCAAAATCAAAGCAGACATGATCAACATCCTCATTCCGCGCGTTAAAGCCAAGCTGAAGCCGGAACTGCAGGCATTGTTCAACGATAAGATCACTTACCACATCAACCCCACCGGTAAATTCGTGATCGGCGGGCCGCACGGCGATACCGGTCTCACCGGCCGCAAAATCATCGTAGACACCTACGGTGGCAAAGGCGCTCACGGTGGTGGTGCATTCTCCGGTAAAGATCCTTCCAAGGTAGACCGTTCCGCGGCCTACGCTACCCGTCACATCGCCAAGAACCTCGTGGCGGCCGGTGTGTGCGACGAAGTGCTGGTACAGGTTTCCTACGCCATCGGCGTGGCCAAACCCTGCGGCGTATTCGTTGATACCTACGGCACCGCGAAAGTGGGCCTGAACGACGGTGAGATCGCCCGGAAAGTAGAAGAAATCTTCGACCTCCGTCCGTACGCCATCGAGCAACGCCTCAAACTGCGCAGCCCGATCTACGGCGAAACCGCTGCTTATGGCCACATGGGGCGCGACAATAAAGTCGTGACCAAAGTGTTCAACCGCGGCAAGAAAAACGAAAAGCAAGTAGAAGTGGAGCTGTTCACCTGGGAAAAACTCGACTATGTTGAGAAGGTGAAAGCCGCTTTCGGTATCTGA